The proteins below are encoded in one region of uncultured Desulfovibrio sp.:
- the murJ gene encoding murein biosynthesis integral membrane protein MurJ: MTTSFPRERAAGSGFLSTAALLAACTLLSRVLGLLRDAMTAWLLGTGPMADVLVAAMRLPHLFRRMLADGSLSMTLTAGLVRGEGGRSDGTALTLRQAVHALGLRLALALLLLCLVLGLAAVPLMGLLAPGLEAAAREQAATLLRCCLPYVFTAGLAGLGMAVLHGLGRFGVPALSPVLFNLTFLAVALVALVRRPDPWMVALLLASAMSLGGCAQWALQDWAARRALRAQVGAGRAKAVSGGSAAVTGPWRLLARVPLGVLGATAPQLAMLAAMLPASLCGDGEVSALYYAERLLELPLGLVGVCLGMASLPRLSALVRDRNGEDFHRLLAEALRWSLRCCLPAMVGLMVIAKPLVGALFGHGAFQDQAVGAASLALCAYACCLPACAMSRTLLAGCHALGLQRAAALTALPVLVLTLAVGGILIHSLPEARQGWMAAAAASAALCVQTGLLWRLLRRASRAHVDGEPSWLGAGFCGMQLLGALAAGGAAWGVQELCAGLPVACCLLLSVAGGGLAWGGTLLLLGDADLWRLADRLRRFCPGTGRKMGRRKP; encoded by the coding sequence ATGACCACGTCTTTCCCTCGTGAACGTGCTGCCGGCAGCGGCTTTTTGTCCACAGCGGCGCTGCTGGCGGCATGCACCCTGCTGTCACGTGTGCTGGGGCTGCTGCGGGACGCCATGACCGCCTGGCTGCTGGGCACCGGCCCCATGGCAGATGTGCTGGTGGCCGCCATGCGCCTGCCGCATCTGTTCCGGCGCATGCTGGCGGACGGCAGTCTGTCCATGACGCTGACGGCCGGGCTGGTGCGCGGCGAGGGCGGCCGTAGCGACGGGACAGCCCTGACGCTGCGCCAGGCCGTGCATGCGCTGGGTCTGCGGCTGGCGCTGGCCCTGCTGCTGCTATGCCTGGTGCTGGGGCTGGCGGCTGTTCCCCTCATGGGGCTGCTGGCGCCGGGGCTGGAGGCCGCGGCACGCGAGCAGGCCGCCACGCTGCTGCGCTGCTGCCTGCCCTATGTGTTCACGGCCGGTCTGGCCGGGCTGGGCATGGCCGTGCTGCACGGGCTGGGGCGCTTTGGTGTGCCGGCCCTTTCGCCTGTTCTGTTCAATCTTACGTTTCTGGCCGTGGCGCTGGTGGCGCTGGTGCGCCGGCCGGATCCCTGGATGGTGGCGCTGCTGCTGGCATCGGCCATGAGTCTGGGGGGCTGCGCGCAATGGGCCTTGCAGGACTGGGCGGCCCGCCGGGCGCTGCGGGCGCAGGTCGGGGCAGGCCGGGCAAAAGCTGTCAGCGGCGGCAGTGCCGCCGTCACGGGGCCATGGCGCCTGCTGGCCCGCGTTCCCCTGGGGGTACTGGGGGCCACCGCGCCGCAGCTGGCCATGCTGGCGGCCATGCTGCCGGCCTCCCTGTGTGGTGACGGCGAGGTCTCGGCCCTCTATTATGCGGAACGTCTGCTGGAACTGCCGCTGGGACTGGTGGGCGTCTGTCTGGGCATGGCCAGCCTGCCACGCCTGAGCGCTCTGGTGCGGGACCGCAACGGGGAAGATTTTCACCGGCTGCTGGCCGAGGCCCTGCGCTGGAGTCTGCGTTGCTGCCTGCCGGCCATGGTGGGGCTGATGGTTATTGCCAAACCCCTGGTGGGCGCGCTCTTCGGGCATGGCGCCTTTCAGGACCAGGCCGTGGGGGCGGCCAGCCTTGCCCTGTGCGCCTATGCCTGCTGCCTGCCGGCTTGCGCCATGAGCCGGACCCTGCTGGCGGGCTGTCATGCCCTAGGCCTGCAACGTGCTGCGGCCTTGACCGCGCTTCCTGTGCTGGTGCTGACGCTTGCGGTGGGCGGCATTCTGATTCATAGTCTGCCGGAGGCCCGGCAGGGCTGGATGGCGGCTGCGGCGGCCAGTGCGGCGCTCTGCGTGCAGACAGGGCTGCTGTGGCGCCTGCTGCGCCGGGCAAGCCGTGCCCATGTGGACGGGGAACCGTCCTGGCTGGGCGCAGGCTTCTGCGGCATGCAGCTGCTGGGGGCACTGGCGGCTGGTGGTGCGGCCTGGGGCGTGCAGGAATTGTGCGCCGGGCTGCCTGTTGCCTGCTGTCTGCTGCTGTCCGTTGCCGGCGGCGGGCTGGCCTGGGGCGGCACCCTGTTGCTGCTGGGGGATGCGGACCTGTGGCGGCTGGCAGACCGTCTGCGCCGTTTCTGCCCCGGGACGGGCCGGAAGATGGGCCGCCGGAAGCCCTAA